A single region of the Lineus longissimus chromosome 14, tnLinLong1.2, whole genome shotgun sequence genome encodes:
- the LOC135499186 gene encoding small nuclear ribonucleoprotein Sm D3-like: MSIGVPIKVLHEAEGHVVTCETTAGEVYRGKLVEAEDNMNCQMSNITVTLRNGQVEQLENVYIRGSKIRFLILPDMLKNAPMFRKVQGKGGGAGRGKSAILRAQAAARGRGRGRGGDRGGDRGGYRGGRGGRN; the protein is encoded by the coding sequence ATGTCGATCGGTGTTCCAATTAAGGTTCTGCACGAAGCAGAAGGTCATGTTGTGACCTGCGAAACCACAGCCGGCGAAGTGTATAGAGGAAAACTCGTCGAAGCCGAAGACAACATGAATTGTCAGATGTCTAACATAACCGTGACCCTACGTAATGGCCAAGTCGAGCAGTTGGAGAATGTTTACATCAGAGGGAGCAAAATCAGGTTCTTGATTTTGCCGGACATGTTGAAAAATGCCCCAATGTTTCGTAAGGTCCAAGGCAAGGGTGGTGGTGCCGGCCGTGGAAAATCAGCCATCCTCCGTGCGCAGGCTGCAGCGCGAGGTCGCGGAAGAGGACGAGGTGGAGATCGGGGTGGCGATCGTGGTGGTTATCGAGGAGGTCGCGGTGGACGCAACTAG
- the LOC135498812 gene encoding zinc finger protein 234-like: MEDASSAGKVGPMELAWSEAGSENSELSSDEENETCSEKNFHGGVFPREYNNVSHSDSGNKKTRLGLRDCDISQNVCDKNGTVMMNSVNHGEAFYDDSISRGKVLLENNGLGSKSLKNWQFENEDQLQYARETGGVAGKTSPSMKMENDESVYSEVSNLQTINRNEALNNGAMSTSSCDGLGCRDGVQTISGTDGNELVENDEDAPNVGTGLLKIQVEDPLHGDKVKLEELETENSDSETDVEASDTVPSENNVKTEPAPASHRPPFPLPQWLDREARNHTNQKASEATSSSAVAPSSSAADFLGSDSSQMIRFLSEKISSALSGVTEDFLNRGQAAITEKISDVLFDVYGPMQGQSGSVATGATVFPDSKPVTVKKPAVKRRKMLTQGKAMSSKTSSDNLKVDSEGEAVDLTKARRNRSAKKNYHCQKCDKAFSLSIQLKKHVCPFVDEEQVATATEASEKDDSDGSDEETEIDEVEAEPSPKVGKKTKVEKRIWKCDTCGDVFPWKKGLTKHMRVHRPSKPRAEVESFQCHCGKRYASKGSLQSHKHLHHGEMPYRCPYCCVGFVKIQHMRAHEKTAHPDEKKYECETCKKRFNDRRNFRQHQLIHGKRKQYVCELCGKAYSHIKSLRVHRAIHTEGKKFSCDICGKGFVYKCYLAIHERIHTGLKPYVCQVCGKGFKASGALGIHERIHSGDKPYKCPVESCGKEFSQQSNLVIHERTHTGEKPYKCDVCSKTFARGGDLVKHKDTHVVNKPFKCDYCPKSFSRNQLLIEHARCHTGDKPYICQVCGKGFARCQSVVEHERIHSGIKPFACELCGKAFTYSSHLTIHRRTHSGERPYKCRYCTRTFTNISNRIKHERTHTGEKPYQCRHCGKRFNVKGDMMRHELTHAPADYSKVEGPADYSKNIARHESAHVPLYEERGVVESNKALPSYVDMGNTGFNPNNYMFQQL, translated from the exons ATGGAGGATGCATCATCGGCTGGGAAGGTTGGCCCCATGGAACTAGCTTGGAGTGAGGCAGGGTCAGAAAATAGCGAGCTTAGCTCGGATGAGGAGAATGAAACTTGTTCAGAAAAAAATTTTCATGGTGGTGTATTCCCGAGAGAATACAACAATGTCTCTCATTCTGACTCTGGTAACAAAAAGACTCGCCTAGGGCTGAGAGATTGCGATATATCACAAAATGTTTGTGATAAAAATGGGACAGTGATGATGAACAGTGTAAATCATGGCGAAGCGTTTTATGACGACAGTATTTCCCGTGGGAAAGTACTGCTGGAGAATAATGGCTTAGGTTCCAAGTCGTTAAAAAACtggcaatttgaaaatgaagacCAACTTCAATACGCCCGAGAAACAGGTGGTGTTGCTGGGAAGACTTCACCCAGCATGAAAATGGAGAACGATGAAAGTGTCTATTCGGAGGTTTCAAATCTGCAGACAATAAATCGGAATGAAGCTTTAAACAATGGTGCTATGTCTACGTCTTCTTGTGATGGACTCGGTTGCCGGGACGGCGTTCAAACTATTTCTGGAACGGACGGGAATGAGTTGGTGGAGAACGACGAGGATGCGCCAAACGTTGGGACGGGCTTGCTGAAGATCCAGGTTGAAGATCCTCTGCATGGGGACAAGGTTAAGCTAGAGGAATTGGAAACG GAGAATTCAGATTCAGAAACTGATGTGGAAGCTTCTGACACGGTGCCATCTGAAAATAATGTAAAAACTGAACCAG CTCCGGCTTCCCACCGACCACCCTTCCCACTTCCGCAGTGGTTGGACCGAGAAGCTCGCAATCACACCAACCAAAAGGCGTCTGAAGCCACGTCGTCATCAGCCGTGGCTCCCTCTAGCAGTGCGGCTGATTTCCTTGGAAGCGACTCCAGCCAAATGATACGTTTCTTGTCCGAGAAGATATCGAGTGCGCTATCGGGCGTGACGGAAGATTTCCTAAACCGAGGCCAGGCGGCCATCACGGAGAAAATCTCTGATGTGTTATTTGATGTTTACGGCCCGATGCAGGGTCAATCTGGTTCCGTCGCTACTGGTGCGACAGTTTTCCCTGATAGCAAACCTGTCACGGTCAAAAAACCCGCTGTAAAAAGACGAAAAATGCTGACACAAGGAAAGGCTATGTCTTCAAAGACGTCCAGTGATAATCTCAAAGTGGATTCTGAGGGAGAGGCTGTGGATTTGACAAAAGCACGTCGCAACCGTTCGGCCAAGAAAAATTATCACTGCCAAAAGTGTGACAAGGCATTTAGTTTAAGTATCCAGTTGAAAAAGCATGTCTGTCCTTTCGTGGATGAGGAACAGGTTGCCACGGCAACGGAAGCATCGGAAAAAGATGACAGTGACGGTAGCGATGAGGAGACGGAAATTGATGAAGTGGAGGCAGAACCGTCGCCCAAAGTGGGGAAGAAGACGAAAGTTGAGAAAAGGATTTGGAAGTGCGACACATGTGGGGATGTGTTCCCCTGGAAGAAGGGGTTAACGAAGCACATGCGGGTGCATAGGCCTTCGAAACCGCGTGCGGAGGTCGAATCATTTCAGTGTCATTGCGGGAAACGGTATGCGTCAAAGGGGAGTCTGCAGTCGCACAAACATTTGCACCATGGCGAAATGCCGTATCGATGTCCGTACTGTTGCGTCGGGTTTGTGAAAATACAGCACATGCGGGCGCACGAAAAAACCGCGCATCCGGACGAGAAAAAATACGAGTGCGAGACGTGTAAGAAACGCTTCAACGATCGGCGCAACTTCCGTCAGCATCAGCTGATTCATGGCAAACGGAAGCAGTACGTCTGCGAGCTGTGCGGGAAGGCGTACTCGCATATAAAGAGTCTGCGGGTCCATCGGGCGATTCATACCGAGGGGAAGAAATTCTCGTGCGATATTTGCGGGAAGGGTTTCGTTTATAAGTGCTACCTGGCGATTCACGAGCGGATTCATACCGGTCTGAAACCGTACGTCTGTCAGGTGTGCGGGAAAGGCTTCAAGGCAAGCGGCGCGCTTGGTATTCACGAGCGGATCCATTCCGGTGACAAGCCGTACAAATGTCCGGTTGAATCGTGCGGGAAGGAGTTCAGTCAACAGAGCAACTTGGTGATTCATGAACGCACGCACACTGGCGAAAAACCGTACAAATGCGACGTGTGTTCGAAAACGTTTGCACGCGGCGGCGATCTTGTCAAACACAAAGACACGCACGTCGTCAACAAGCCGTTCAAATGCGACTATTGTCCGAAAAGTTTTTCGCGGAATCAACTCTTGATCGAGCATGCGCGGTGCCACACCGGTGACAAACCGTACATATGTCAGGTCTGCGGGAAGGGATTCGCGCGGTGTCAGAGTGTCGTCGAGCACGAGCGTATTCATTCGGGAATTAAACCGTTTGCGTGCGAACTGTGCGGTAAGGCGTTTACATATAGCAGTCATCTTACGATTCACCGCCGCACGCATAGCGGGGAGCGTCCCTATAAATGTCGATACTGCACGCGGACGTTTACAAACATCAGCAACCGGATCAAACACGAACGGACGCACACCGGTGAGAAACCGTACCAGTGCAGGCATTGTGGGAAACGTTTCAACGTCAAGGGGGATATGATGCGTCATGAGTTGACGCACGCACCAGCTGATTACAGCAAGGTCGAGGGGCCCGCCGACTACAGTAAAAATATTGCCAGGCATGAGAGTGCTCATGTACCGCTTTATGAGGAGAGGGGTGTGGTCGAGAGCAATAAAGCTTTACCTAGTTATGTTGATATGGGTAACACGGGGTTTAATCCAAATAATTACATGTTTCAACAACTGTAA